The Belonocnema kinseyi isolate 2016_QV_RU_SX_M_011 chromosome 1, B_treatae_v1, whole genome shotgun sequence genomic interval gaaatggatgttaAAGAACCCATCATAAATGTCGCATTAAatatactaaataaatttaagttaaatttaaaattttataaaatttaaaaattatattttcaaattcagccttaaatttatctaaaggatatcttaattatataattgttataattgCAGACAAAATTATATCGCAATAAagtaatgtaaaataataaaaggtAGCAAGAAATTCACGCGTCCTAAGCTTTCTATcacctaatattaaaaatataataaattttaaaatccataataaggaatttttcaatatttaaagttaaaatgattgttaaatggtcttaaataattgattaaattattatatctaatagatacacaaaaaataaataaattacaatttttacaatctgTTAATGCCAATGTAAAGAATTGTTTCCCTTCAGTTTCGATggccttttttaaaactttcctattaacgttaaaaatcactttttactgtaaaagtttttgtttctcgaataatttaatttccaaggtgtataatttaaaaatttcaccttttgaaaggtaaaaatgatgaaaaattaatctttgtattttATACAAGTTTTTGgaatcaattatatatttttttctaatgaaataaaagttaaaaactctacaatttaagcagctttAACTTTGAATCATTCAATGTAGTTTAAAGtagaatcaaattgaaaattaattttattcaaaagcgctgatgcaatttcaattccttagaattttaagtgatcaattttttaagtttttaattatttctattttcgaaagttttattttgaccatttatttttattattatcagtattactttaattatttaatattattaatgtcaaaaacattgatttgtgaacaattatcgTCAATTGCTTAGTTAAAATACTTTAGATAAGATACTTTGTATCACAAGGTTTGTCAAGTTATACTAGAAAAACGGATTCTCCGAGGTCTTCCAACTGAGATTTTTTTGAGGGGTCATAAGTTTCCTCTTAATTTCCGacgagaaaaaataatacttcttGGAAAAGGCTGAACAatcctgggtcacgctgcacctgtggattgtggagactGCTGGTCTAGAAAATGTCAGGTTTCCTCAGTTAGTATAAATTGACACTCAGGTTGATCATGCATAAGTCCATCTGCTTATGGAACCTCAGCTTCAGAGGTTttcctggaatatttttatttgattttagatTTGTTGTTTCAGTAAATTATTCAATGTctgatattttcaataaaattttttaattttaatcctaaaatattttgtcaaaattgcTTACTCTTTCTCAAATCCAGTCTTTCGTTTGCGAGTAGCTAGATACATTTCGTGGGCACGTGTCTCCATTAAATTGCCTTTAGTGACAAAGATTTGACCCGTTAATATTCTATTCATATGAATGCACCATCTGAAGATGCAGTTCAAGACGATACATTCGTTCAATCGTGCAGCGATTAGTTTTCGATACTCCTGGCAAGAAACCCACTCGAAATCCATTCTTTCTAGGAGGAATTGTACAATCCGTTGTCTCAATCGACGTTTCCAACTACATTAACTGCCTCAAAGCAATTTTCGTTCAATAAGTTAACATTCTCATTCTTTCCGACGTCGtcacaacaaaaaatacattttttcaatcttcGCAGTCTTTTATTCCTTCGATTTTTGCGAGCACCATCGTAGCAAATCTTACTTCTGACTGTACTCGACTTGCTACTCGCAAGGGTGACCATTGTTTCCTCAGTATTTCTTCCGGATGATTCTGCTCGTCGAATTCGTGTGAACTCGTACCACTGCTTTCGGTGTTGTTGATCTCTGCTTCGAGAAAAGTACATAAGGAGGCTAGCGGTGTGGCTTCATCGTCCAAACAATTCGCTCCAATCGAATGCTTTGACGTTAAGTTTGAAATCATAAGTGCCTTAAAGAGACCTTCTGTTTGGTAGCATGTAGGAGTGTTGTAACCAGGCTCTGgtaactcaatgctttagaagcgGTCGCGTATATTCGACTGTGGCGTTATCTAAcaagcccgcaggtttttaagataagataaaagaTTCTTATTGagattatatccagatgatttaatttaaaaacttataaattgaaaaactaatagaagaaacaaatagaaatacTTAAAGAATTggttagttaattatttatgtatttctgtttgctttttctattggtttttctattagaaaaattgttttgaagaaataagaaGATGATTCATGTATGGTTGaaggcagtttttatttgaaacttgtaattattttcacaaacattggatcctaaattacttttataaatgttgTAGACTTAGTTGTTGCATTGTTTAATTGATAAACGCcgaattcgttaaatttattaaataaaatatggaggttttgctccaaaaaatattttttctcatctgatttggtacaaaaataaggaaaagtttccgtcaaaaaagaatttcaatacggaaaaatatggttttcaattttgaccacttttcaaccacttttcaAGAAGATTTCCAAAAACTCATAAAGATTGAAAAGATTCTTCAAAGCCATGCAAAtcagattttgaagatttgtaaCAGTCTAAAAAATATAACGGAAATTCGATTCACAAATTTGATTTACTTTTCCCGACGAGTTGATGGACAGCTTAAAACTGAACACTTCTGTTTATCActcaaaaagctcatttttagtatttttctgacAGCACTGGACACCACAAACAAACACAAGACACTCAAAGCATTCGACAGCTGTGATTTGGTAAACAGTAaaggagtgagagagatagattcaagtatggcccctgagcgacgtgaaGGGGGGAACGACCGACAGAGCCATCTAACCAGCCCGCAAAACAGTATCAGAAATATAAGTGACCGCGGTTTCCTATACTAGAGTCCACAGCCTGGTTGTAGCGCAAACCATAGCTTCTGTTGgatccaaaaaaattttcgacagTGTTCTGATTTAAGTAACCAGGTTTCATGTGCGGAAAGCCTTTACTTTTCAAAACTTTCCATAATTCTGGCATAGAACGAAGATTATACCTCCAATTCACGAAGGATGGAGGATTTGGAAGTGGAAGTTTCTTATCCTTGGAAACATATCGCATGTTTTGCATTTCCGTCAATGCCTGCTTCCGAAATTCGAAATGTGGACTTGTATCAGTTACCACTTGCGATAAAGGCTTCTTCTTTACTGCCGGATCAATAGTGCTCCTCCTGCCATTGAAGGAATCAAACCTTTTGTCAGCAAAGTCAGCATACTTTGCTGTGTGAATGGCACTTTTTTCCATTTCAATTGGTCCTTCGCTTGTAATGATAGGACCTGcaggacaaatttaaatttattatttattgttacttatttatttaatttgatataaaaattcaccaatttaggtaaaaattaatctcttttattatAAAGtcgtctattttttaaaattatttttgcttcttgaaattttattttttgtagtgaaaattaaaattttttctttttggttaaaattaaatcttttttaatattaaatttaactgtgtgttttgttaaatattaatctgttttgtgaaaaattcctaattattatttaaaaactcaataacgtggttaaaaaataaactggttGGAAAATAATCTACCTTCATCAATAAATGCAttcattttccttgaaaattcaaatgttctctTAGTTGtttaaaagtgtatctttttgcattaaaaattcaaatcaaataaaatgcaCTTCGAATAATTTGCTTACACTCAAATATTTTACATGCACACAACCAAAATACACAATATGAAATAGACTAAACAATTCATTTTACGATTTAAATACGAGCAAAGACATGAGTGctaatggaaaaattgaaattattcaaaatagatCTCAGAACttagtttaaattaatgaaaGTAAATTCTCAAAACATTGAGTCACCATTAAATTTCGTCGTTGTTTCCAACCACCGTACCATTGATCGACTTAAGACTTGTCTACTAAACAAGTCCTTCATCTTCCGGATTCTCCCAATCTTGACGTGATGCCTTGTAACTTTTGGTATGTTACGATACATTTTGTCACTTCCGACATCCATTTCGTATACTTTTTCAAAGTACCTAGCTCAACACCTTTACGAAAACAATTTTCCTCGTACTGTCTTCGTAATTCTTTGATGGTTCTAACATCAGAGGTGCCTTGGTCGCAAACCGTTACAACTAGATCTAATCCAGCGTTTTTCACCAAATTGACGTTCTCTTTAATGCATGCCATCAATTGGTCATATGAAGTTTGAGAACCACAAAAATAGTACGAAAGTGGAAGTTTGGTGTTTTTTAGCAACCCTATAATCATGAACACTAAAATGTGATCTGTGAAATTACTAGTGCTTCTATTCCCAAAGTCTTCAAAGCCAATTATCTTATCTTTTTTGTAGTCATACCAGAGTTGAGTCTTCAAGAATGCTTCATCCCACATCAAAAGCTGTACTTTTTGTCTCTCGTCTTTCATGTCAGCCACACAATTCTTCAAAAACCGTGCTACGTTAGGATTAATGCCCGTGTCTagctcgattttttccaaatcgCGCTTAACAGTAGTTACGGAAGGCAATATCAAAATGTTGTGAATGAATCTGTAAGTAGAAGGCGAATGCTTATACAGACTGAGAGCCGTTAGTTTATCATCTAGCGTGAATCTTCTACCATGTGGTTTCTTTTCTACGTTCCGCAATTGCATTTCCACTATTGAACGTTGCGTTTTCGAAAGTCTTTCTAGATTCTTTGTAAACTCCGAGTATTGACGCAGTGCAGATTTCTTTGCTCTATTCTTAAATCTATACATAAAAGACATGATGGTACAAATCTGAACAATAAATTATGtcccaaaataataaaaagtttttttcatgtaaaatgtcTACCTTTACGTATGATAAATGAAAATCAAAGATGGTAATAAGAAACTTATAGATGTATgcatgaaaatattgtaaatcgaTAAACATCACAAAATCAAACATTCATGAAtaagaatattcaaaatcaattaaatttaaattaattagttaaaattaaaaattgtaacgaaACAATCCTTTTCGCAATTGTACTTTCCCTGTTAAGAATCACGTAcataaactgaataaaaaatatttacaaaaaacaaattatttttccatgccAAAAGAACACTTCAAATTCAAAGGAGGGAATTCAATATGATTCGTGTTTGCACCTGTTCTTATAGAAAAATAGTGAACATTTTTTAGTTCctatataaaaaagtgattctcCTTGTACCAAACTTGTCTATTCAGAAACAATATCTATTATTggataagaaattaaaattttagattcaatAATGTGTTTATAAATAGATCATTTTCGTGCCAAAAGAGTCACACGTTCTGCAGACATACTTTTCAAGACTCAAAAACGAGTCCTACTGCTAGTAACTCACTTTCTTGATTTTAGAATGATACTGCTTGTTATAGCATAATACAAATCATATTATAATGAGCCAtaatgaggtttaaaaaaaaactagaattattttataagaaCGGTAATATACTATTCGACCTATACCCTCATATCATTTTCATTATTTGCatcaaatgaaatatatttactttgcagtaaatttattttattttgcattaaatcaatTTTAGTTTGCATAAATGCGTTCTCAGTTTCATACCTCTGAAGTTTACTTTTAGTTCTGTGCAGCTTCTTCCGTAATCTGAGGGCTTCTTCAAATACTTGTTTGGCCTTCGCTGTAAAGTCGACACTTCGATTTTTCTTCGCCAGAAGTCTTCTTCTCTGCAATCTCTTACGAACACCTTCGTAAATGACTCGCTTCTTTGGCTTACCGCCAGacggtttttttataatttcaactcTCTTCCGTACTTTTGCACATGATGAACTCGATGTTGCTTCTTGTGATGTCATTCTTTCAGCAGATACTGATCTAGATGCAGTTTATCTTGTGGGTAGACTATTTACAAATCCCtcacattccatttttttaggtTCATCGTTCAAGGTGAGTTTTCTTCTTACGGATCCCTTTGGATCATTCAACAGTGAATCATTATTAGGATCGCACATCACAATTACAGTGAGGACATTCTCTAAATGATTCTCACTTCCtgtagatttgatttttttaggtgTTGCAGAAGATTCGGGTTCAGTTGTAAAAATACGCTTCTCAGG includes:
- the LOC117173217 gene encoding uncharacterized protein LOC117173217 isoform X1 is translated as MEKSAIHTAKYADFADKRFDSFNGRRSTIDPAVKKKPLSQVVTDTSPHFEFRKQALTEMQNMRYVSKDKKLPLPNPPSFVNWRYNLRSMPELWKVLKSKGFPHMKPGYLNQNTVENFFGSNRSYGLRYNQAVDSSIGNRGHLYF
- the LOC117173217 gene encoding uncharacterized protein LOC117173217 isoform X2; the encoded protein is MVGELGAQLQTTLVYSPLTEIKVLSLQAKDQLKWKKVPFTQQSMLTLLTKGLIPSMAGGALLIRQ